Genomic window (Nymphaea colorata isolate Beijing-Zhang1983 chromosome 1, ASM883128v2, whole genome shotgun sequence):
gTTTACGTTTCCGCGGTAAATGCATACCCCGTCGGAAGCCGACCGATCGCCTCGCTCCCCAAGGGCGCCGTTTCCCGGAGGTCTCGCCGTCGTTGGGGCCACCGGACAGCGAAAGATCGCGATCGCCGTCGATCTGAGCGACGAGAGCGCGTACGCCGTGAAATGGGCGGTCCAAAACTATCTGCGACGGGGGGACACCGTGATCCTGCTGCACGTGCGGCCGACGAGCGTCCTGTATGGCGCCGATTGGGGCTCGATCGACCTTACCGTCGACACAGATGAGGAGTCGCAGCAGAAACTAGAGGACGACTTCGACGCCTTCACGACGACGAAGGCGTCGGACCTCTCGCAGCCGCTCGTTGAGGCGCAGATCCCGTTCAAAATCCACATCGTCAAGGACCACGACATGAAAGAGCGGCTCTGCCTCGAGGTCGAAAGGCTGGGCCTCAGCGCGGTGATCATGGGCAGCCGGGGGTTCGGAGCCTCGAAGCGGACCAGCAAGGGCCGTCTCGGCAGCGTCAGCGACTACTGCGTCCACCACTGCGTCTGCCCGGTCGTGGTCGTCCGCTACCCGGACGATAAGGAGTGCGGAGGGGCAGGCGCTGCCGGGGAGAAAGCGACGGCGAAGAAGGAGCCAGAGTTGCACCCTGTCCCGGAGGAAGAGCCGGTGTGCCTTCCTGCTTCCGACGTTCACAAAGGTTAGGGCTGTCTTATTCTTTGAATCGAGTCTGCCGTTTCCGGCTGCTTTTGTTTTTTCGTTAGGGTTTTTTGTGTTCTAGTTTGTTCAATTCATGTATATGACGAATTGCAACGCCACAGAAATCTAGGTCTAATACCGCATTGCGattcttctgcttcttttcttccttttcgttTTGGTGCTCGTCTTTTTTGGTGTCATTCTTCATTATTGGTAACGTGCAAGTGTGCAACGCCATTTGTGGGAATGACTTGAATTGTACAATTTGCATGTGTtctatattttggatttttagtgTTATCTCAGTTGTTATTTTGGTTCTTTGGATGTAGAAATGCAGTAGAATTTGCTATGTCTTTGTGAAATTCATGCTCGATTTGGTGTTTTATTAAGGATTGGTCGATTGAAGGTACCTGCTAGTTCCAGAAGATTGAGATGAACCACGGTTTGTGATTGTTTTGCCAAATTGGACGTTCCAACTTCCCatttatatgaatgaaatggCCTCTTCTGGAGGCGCCCTAGAGTATCCTCTTTCTTGGACTCTGACAGATATTTGATAGGCCAGAAAGATCGGTTCACTTAATAAAGTTTTCTGCATTAAACATTTTGTCATAAAGATGAATGAGATGAATTCAGGGGCAGTTTTGTAATTGATGTTCTTGTGGAGATTAATCCAGAAAATGATACACTATTCGAGTTCTTCTGTATCTTTCTAACCGTCAATTTCAGCTTTCTTTCGGGCTTTTCACAAAGTAGTCATTCATTCATTCGCCATAACCTATGATGAATATGTTGAATCAGCGACTGTTTTTATCATTAACTGTTCATTTTTCTACGCCAATGTAGTTCTTAACCTTTTGTGGCATGGATGGCAATGTCATTATGTTGACATTTCTTTCAACTGTGGTTTCTTTCACCCACtcttttctatctctctcttgaTTACTTGTTAGTTGCCTTCTTTTCATGTAGGTGGTTCACTTTAAGGTGATGTTTGATTGAATACTTTTTCTTTGTGTTGGTGCAGCACTAGCAGAGGTTTGTTCAGTCTTCATATTGTAAATACTATAAAATATTGCCTATTGGCCTGAGTGTCATGATTTTCTGGGGAAATTAAGAAAGACGGTGGCATGCTTCCTGGAAAATGAAAAGTCGATCCAGTATTCTTCTCCATTTGGGAAGATTCTTTGCTCATTCATTTTGgttatccattttattttccCAGCAACTGCTTAAAGCAATCTTCTCCTTTTGCACTCAATGTCACCGTTATGCTTTCCCTTTCCAATACGTTCTTCAAAACATCCAAGATATAGAACTCAGTTGTTTGTGACAAAATTCCTGATTCAGTGAGAAAATATATGTTATAGtatcattattatttattatttaa
Coding sequences:
- the LOC116264435 gene encoding universal stress protein PHOS34-like → MHTPSEADRSPRSPRAPFPGGLAVVGATGQRKIAIAVDLSDESAYAVKWAVQNYLRRGDTVILLHVRPTSVLYGADWGSIDLTVDTDEESQQKLEDDFDAFTTTKASDLSQPLVEAQIPFKIHIVKDHDMKERLCLEVERLGLSAVIMGSRGFGASKRTSKGRLGSVSDYCVHHCVCPVVVVRYPDDKECGGAGAAGEKATAKKEPELHPVPEEEPVCLPASDVHKEKGN